One genomic segment of Panicum virgatum strain AP13 chromosome 2N, P.virgatum_v5, whole genome shotgun sequence includes these proteins:
- the LOC120663038 gene encoding uncharacterized protein LOC120663038, whose amino-acid sequence MATPSGSAVRPTYVPRPAHLYSVAPGSSLFPSIDPYGAGSSSLRRPIHDLEYRQVGGTDDDEEIQEVDDLAQMEWVNTFFSSTPTQEVVGTSQLGGAPLATQDYSQVEQTPVPEQGRRSTRQTIPPEPLTYSQHHTRAGQAAERRGRRRGGKRGRI is encoded by the exons ATGGCGACACCTTCGGGTTCTGCAGTTCGGCCCACGTACGTGCCGCGACCGGCACATTTGTACTCGGTAG CGCCCGGCTCGTCGCTGTTTCCGTCGATAGATCCCTACGGCGCCGGATCTTCGTCTCTTCGTCGTCCAATACACGATTTAG AGTACCGGCAGGTGGGAGGGACAGACGACGATGAGGAGATTCAGGAGGTGGACGACCTCGCGCAGATGGAGTGGGTGAACACGTTCTTCTCTTCTACACCGACGCAGGAGGTCGTCGGCACTTCACAGCTGGGGGGTGCCCCACTCGCGACGCAGGACTACAGTCAGGTGGAGCAGACGCCTGTTCCTGAGCAGGGTCGTCGGTCCACTCGCCAGACCATCCCGCCGGAGCCACTGACGTACTCGCAGCACCACACTAGGGCGGGCCAGGCTGCAGAGCGACGtggcaggaggagagggggcaagCGCGGACGCATCTAG